Part of the Chitinophagaceae bacterium genome, GCGGATTAACTGTTTATGGGGGAATTATTTTCGGCTTTTTTTCTGTGTTGTTTGATGCAAAAAGATATAAGATTTCATTTTGGAAATTGGCCGATGCCACTGCGCCGGGTCTAATGTTTTCTTACGGAGTTGGTCGCCTGGGATGTCATGTTTCGGGAGATGGTGATTGGGGGCGGGTTAATTCGCATGAAAAACCTGAGTTTTTTTCATTCTTACCGGATTGGTTATGGGCTCATGATTATCCGCATAACATCATTGATGCAGGAAAGCCAATTGAAGGTTGTGTTGAAAAGCATTGTTACGTTTTAGCTGAGGCTGTTTACCCTACACCTGTTTATGAGTTTTTTATTTGCCTGCTTTTATTTTCGCTTATTTGGTGGTTGAGAAAAAAAATATTTATACCGGGAATTTTATTTGGTGTTTACCTTGTGCTTAATGGAATTGAACGATTTTTTATCGAATTTATCAGGGTGAATCAATTGTATGAAATTTTATGGTTTCACTTATCACAGGCTCAAATAATTTCAGTATTATTAGTCTTAAGTGGTTTTGTTTTAATTTTTTATATGGTTTATAAAAAAAAATAAACTCCACCCGAAGACGTAAAATTACAATCCCGGATGGAGTTTAAGCGGGTAAATTATTGAATAATTAACCTTTCAGCGGTTTCTATCTCTTCATTTTTTATTGAAACAATATAAATCCCGCTTTTTAAAGTGCCGTTAGGAACAAGTAAAATTCTTTTATCGGCAGCATTTATTCTCACTCTGCTTTGTAAACGACCTTGCAAATCAAAAATGTTAGCTACCAGGTTTTGATTCGTTTTTATTTCATTTGAAATAATGTTTAAGTATACATCCTGATTGTTACTTGGGTTTGGAAACAAGTTTATTTGAAAGTTTATTTCCTTTTCAAGGTTAACAGCTACTATAGGGAAGGTTTCACTGGTCCCGTCAAAATCCGTTTGTGTTAATCTATAGTAATTAGTGCCTGAAGATGGATTAAAATCCTCTGTATGATAGCTAACTGTTCTGGTTGAATTGCCCATTCCCTGGACAGTTTCAAATATTTCAAAGTTTATTCCATCAGAACTTTTTTCAACAGTAAAATAATCATTGTTTATTTCTACTGAGGTCTGCCATTTTATGTCTACACTTGTTCCATTATAAGAAGCATTAAAAGACAGCAACTTGACAGGAAGAGTGGATGAGGAGCTTTCATACCCCATCGCAAACTTTGATGATTCTTCATCTTCAACATAGAAATATTCAGAGTCACCGGAAGTTTTGAATAATCGGGCATTTCCAAGTAAATCTCCCGGGCCGGGAGAAAATGAAGGTAAATCCGGATTGGTTGGATTGACTTGAAGTGCACTTGCACTTACTTTTAACCAATTAAATTCTCCATTAATGTCTGAACAAATTAAGCTAGTTTTAAACGCTGCTGTATCAATGTTAAGGTTAGCTCTATTGTATTTATAGAAAAAGTCATACTTATTTTTCAGATTAGGGTTTTCATTGTAAATAAATACACCATAGGAATAGTAATCTAAGCTTCCATCAATCCCGGAAGGTAATTGCACACCGCTTAAATCTAACTGACTTCTATAAATATGAACGGTACTAGGGGTGTTTAAAAAATTTAATACCCCGGCATAGTATGTTTCATCAGTACCTAAAACTAAGGCTGAATCACTATCATATTGAAAAGAGGAAGCTATTCCTATTGGAGCTGTTGATGCAATTATATTTTCAAGATTACTGAAGCTGGTTATTAATCCATTATCTGTTAAATCTTGAAAAGTGTTTCCATCATTCTTATCAAAGTTTAGATAAGTAACTAGGTTTGAATCATTATCTTTTAAGATTCTGCACATAAATGTTCTTAGCTCTTCTTCTGACCTTGATGTTTTCCAATATCTTACTTCATCAATATAGCCTGAAAATGTCCTGTTCGGGTAATTGAAATTTTTTCCTATGCTAAAATCTTCATCTGAAATCACAATTTGGCCATTGTAAGTTTCTTGTGCTGATAAAATT contains:
- a CDS encoding prolipoprotein diacylglyceryl transferase, with protein sequence MIFLHRSYATLTDFIYDLTGLYIPLPIYSFGFFVALAIFTCFAFAYFELKRKAKNGEFKYIERKKKDKTLYYLPHQLAANMSMRSVVWGFVGAKLFYLLESPQEIKYIFQDPLLFLTSGLTVYGGIIFGFFSVLFDAKRYKISFWKLADATAPGLMFSYGVGRLGCHVSGDGDWGRVNSHEKPEFFSFLPDWLWAHDYPHNIIDAGKPIEGCVEKHCYVLAEAVYPTPVYEFFICLLLFSLIWWLRKKIFIPGILFGVYLVLNGIERFFIEFIRVNQLYEILWFHLSQAQIISVLLVLSGFVLIFYMVYKKK